CAGTTGAAGTTGCTGCCGATGGTGGCCGAGTCGAAGAGGGCGTAGAGGGCGTCGGGCTCGTTCGTGCGGAGAAAGATCGAGCCCATGTTGGTCGCGCAGCGGAAGTTGTCCTCGATCCAGGCCGGCCCGGCCGAGCTCTTGATCCGCGCGTCGATGCCCAAATCCAAGAATTGTCCCTGGACGAGCTCGACCTCGGGGAAGTTGCCGCCGCCGTAATTGAGCGAATTGATGACCAGGCTCAGCGGCCGGCCGTCCTTCACGCGGGTGTTGTTGGGCCCCATCTTCCAGCCGGCCTCGTCCAGCAGCTGCGCCGCCTTGACGGGATTGTGCGGATAGTACGAGCAGGCGTCGGGATCGTTAAGCATCGACCGGCTGAGCAGCCCGCAGCCCACTTCGTCGAGCCCCTTGTAGACCGACCCCACGATGGCCGCGCGGTTGACCGCGTAACTGAGCGCCCGGCGGACCTGCACGTTGTCGGTGGGCGGGAGCTTGACGTTCACCCACCAGAAGTACGAGGATCCCGGAAACGGCCGCGTCTCGATGCGCAGCGCCTTGTTCCGCTGCAGCTGCGCGAGCGCCGATCCGGGCGAGGAGTACAGGTAGATCATCTGCGTCTCGCCGGTCTCGACGGTGACGTTGCGGCTGTTGCTCTCAGGGATGTTCCGCCAGACGATCCGGTCCAGGTACGGCGGTCCCTGGTGGTCGCTCCACGGCTCGCGGCGGTTAAATGCCGCGTTGCGCACGAGTGTGATGTGATCCTGCGCGACGTATTCGGAGACCGTGAACGGGCCGGTCCCCACCGGGCGCTTGGCCACGTCCGCGCCCTGTCCCGGCGTCGTCTTGGGCGAGAGCATCGCCAGCACGCCGACGGCCGCGTATGCCAGAAACGGCGCGTACGGTTCCTTGAACGTGACTCGCGCCGTCCGGTCGTTCACGACCGTGGTCCCGGTGTAGCCGACCAGCGCGTTCAGCGCGCCGCCGGCTTTGAACGCCGGGTTGACGATGCGGTCGAGATTCCACTTCACGGCCTCCGCGTTCAGCGGCGCGCCGTCGGTGAACG
This sequence is a window from bacterium. Protein-coding genes within it:
- a CDS encoding ABC transporter substrate-binding protein; this translates as MRMRWHSQQDRRTRRRAAVLAALLALAAAGAGVNVGPDGLRSAGWSASAAPVRGGTLVVGLDSQPVTLDPHASGAAISYLIAGLQTTESLVYQQPDGRLVPWLAESYTVSPDGKTFTFVLRNDVTFTDGAPLNAEAVKWNLDRIVNPAFKAGGALNALVGYTGTTVVNDRTARVTFKEPYAPFLAYAAVGVLAMLSPKTTPGQGADVAKRPVGTGPFTVSEYVAQDHITLVRNAAFNRREPWSDHQGPPYLDRIVWRNIPESNSRNVTVETGETQMIYLYSSPGSALAQLQRNKALRIETRPFPGSSYFWWVNVKLPPTDNVQVRRALSYAVNRAAIVGSVYKGLDEVGCGLLSRSMLNDPDACSYYPHNPVKAAQLLDEAGWKMGPNNTRVKDGRPLSLVINSLNYGGGNFPEVELVQGQFLDLGIDARIKSSAGPAWIEDNFRCATNMGSIFLRTNEPDALYALFDSATIGSNFNWSCYSNREVDALLEQGRAALDPAKRRAIYLKIQHMLLDQAVAIPMMDKLSVWAIRDNVKNVKYNYSSYPALSDTYIQK